The following DNA comes from Lentibacillus sp. Marseille-P4043.
AGTATCCGTTTGAAGAACGTGGGTTACAATTTGGCGATGGTATATACGAGGTCATCCGTATTTACCATGGTGAATATTACTTGCTTGAGGAACATGTAAGTCGATTATTTCGCTCAGCAGAGGCTGTAAAAATACAGCTGCCATTCGAAAAGGAAGAGCTTAAAACACTATTAAACACATTATTGACAAAAAACGATGTTCAGACAGATGCAAAGGTATACCTTCAAGTTACCCGCGGATCTGCCCCAAGAGAGCATACTTTTCCGGTTGGGGTAGCGGCGAATGCATACGTATATGTAAAAGCCTTACCACGTAATCTGGAGTTTTTAGAAAATGGAGTTGGAGCGATTACACAGCGCGATGTTCGTTGGGAAAATTGCTATATTAAAAGTCTTAACTTGTTACCGAATGTGATGGCTAAACAAGAGGCAAAAGAACACGGCTGTTATGAGGCTATTCTTAATCGGGATGGATTTGTAACAGAATGCAGCTCTTCAAACGTCTATCTTGTTAAAAACGGAGAAATTTTCACCCATCCGGCAACACGAAATATTTTGCATGGCTGTGTACGTATTCGTGTGGAACAATTTGCCAACCGGCTTGGTATTCCATTCAATGAAGATGGGTTTTCTGTTACCGACATTGAAACAGCCGATGAGCTATTTTTATCGAGCAGTACGTCAGAAATTATGCCAATCGTCACCGTTGATGATAAGCCTGTCGCAGATGGTAAGCCAGGAAAAATCACCC
Coding sequences within:
- the dat gene encoding D-amino-acid transaminase, producing the protein MSIYPIILSQTKFAHRDSLQYPFEERGLQFGDGIYEVIRIYHGEYYLLEEHVSRLFRSAEAVKIQLPFEKEELKTLLNTLLTKNDVQTDAKVYLQVTRGSAPREHTFPVGVAANAYVYVKALPRNLEFLENGVGAITQRDVRWENCYIKSLNLLPNVMAKQEAKEHGCYEAILNRDGFVTECSSSNVYLVKNGEIFTHPATRNILHGCVRIRVEQFANRLGIPFNEDGFSVTDIETADELFLSSSTSEIMPIVTVDDKPVADGKPGKITQQLQEAYVIDANIETKKVEQTN